One window of Trinickia caryophylli genomic DNA carries:
- the ppsR gene encoding posphoenolpyruvate synthetase regulatory kinase/phosphorylase PpsR, which produces MPPTVFIVSDGTGITAETFAHSILSQFDQKFRLVRVPFVDSADKAYATVEKICEAGTLDGRRPIVFTTLVDSASNAIVKNSDALVLDIFQQFVEPLEVELDMKSTHAIGRGHQNADTEEYKKRIEAINFSLAHDDGQSNRSLADADVILIGVSRSGKTPTSLYLAMQYGVKAANYPLIPEDFERSKLPSALDAHRDKLFGLSIDAQRLSEIRNERRPGSKYAALENCRYEINEAEAMMRREGIKWLSSTHKSIEEIATTILQEIKIERTG; this is translated from the coding sequence ATGCCGCCCACCGTATTCATCGTTTCCGACGGTACCGGGATCACTGCCGAGACGTTCGCGCATTCGATCCTCTCCCAATTCGACCAGAAATTCCGCCTCGTGCGCGTGCCGTTCGTCGACTCGGCGGACAAGGCCTATGCGACCGTCGAGAAGATCTGCGAAGCGGGCACGCTCGATGGCCGCAGGCCGATCGTCTTTACGACGCTGGTCGATAGCGCCTCGAACGCGATCGTCAAGAATTCGGACGCACTCGTGCTCGACATCTTCCAGCAGTTCGTCGAGCCGCTCGAGGTCGAACTCGACATGAAGTCGACGCACGCCATCGGCCGCGGCCATCAGAACGCGGACACCGAGGAATACAAGAAGCGCATCGAAGCGATCAACTTCTCGCTCGCGCACGACGACGGCCAGTCGAACCGCAGCCTCGCCGACGCCGACGTGATCCTGATCGGCGTCTCGCGCAGCGGCAAAACGCCAACGAGCCTCTACCTCGCGATGCAGTACGGCGTGAAGGCAGCCAACTATCCGCTCATTCCCGAGGATTTCGAGCGCAGCAAGCTGCCGAGCGCGCTCGATGCTCACCGCGACAAACTGTTCGGCCTGTCCATTGATGCGCAACGGCTTTCCGAGATTCGCAACGAGCGGCGCCCAGGCAGCAAGTACGCCGCGCTGGAAAATTGCCGCTACGAGATCAACGAAGCGGAAGCGATGATGCGTCGGGAAGGGATCAAGTGGCTCTCGTCGACACACAAGTCGATCGAGGAAATAGCGACCACGATCCTGCAGGAAATCAAGATCGAGCGGACGGGCTAG
- a CDS encoding TrmH family RNA methyltransferase: MKAITSRDNPLYKRLKALAGSTHQQRKSAHALLEGLHLASAYLDAAGQPETCVVTDEALAQDEARAIVARVDASRVVTLPQALFGQLSNVVNGVGMLFVVPKLAAALPERVDETCVVLDGVQDAGNVGSILRTAAAAGVKHVFCAPGTAYAWSSKVLRSAMGAHFLVGIHEDVDAQTLIERLAVPVAITDSHAAEPLYECDLSGPVAWVFGNEGAGVSAAWRRAVTYRLTIPQPGGMESLNVAAAAAICLFEQCRQQRGETR; encoded by the coding sequence GTGAAAGCGATCACTTCCCGCGACAATCCGTTATACAAGCGCCTGAAAGCGCTCGCCGGCTCCACCCACCAGCAGCGCAAAAGCGCTCATGCACTGCTCGAGGGTTTGCATCTCGCGAGTGCTTATCTTGATGCGGCCGGACAGCCCGAAACCTGTGTCGTGACCGACGAGGCGCTCGCTCAGGACGAGGCGCGCGCGATCGTCGCGCGTGTCGATGCTTCACGCGTCGTCACACTGCCGCAGGCGCTTTTCGGGCAGTTGTCGAACGTCGTGAACGGCGTGGGAATGCTCTTCGTCGTGCCTAAACTCGCGGCAGCCTTGCCCGAACGTGTCGACGAAACCTGCGTTGTGCTCGACGGCGTGCAGGATGCGGGCAACGTCGGCTCGATTCTCCGCACGGCGGCCGCGGCGGGCGTCAAGCACGTCTTTTGCGCGCCGGGCACGGCCTACGCATGGTCATCGAAAGTGCTGCGCTCGGCGATGGGCGCCCATTTTCTCGTCGGCATACACGAAGATGTCGATGCCCAGACGTTGATCGAGCGCCTGGCGGTGCCGGTGGCGATCACCGATTCGCATGCGGCCGAACCGCTTTACGAGTGCGACCTGTCCGGGCCGGTAGCCTGGGTGTTCGGCAACGAAGGCGCAGGCGTTTCCGCCGCATGGCGGCGTGCAGTCACCTACCGGCTTACGATTCCCCAGCCCGGTGGCATGGAGTCGCTCAATGTGGCCGCCGCGGCGGCCATCTGCCTCTTCGAGCAATGCCGCCAGCAGCGCGGCGAAACGCGCTAA
- the rnhB gene encoding ribonuclease HII — MTDKRAERRGAAKPPRKTAAANPRADQSPLDFSSPLDIVCGVDEAGRGPLAGPVVAAAVILDPKRRIRGLDDSKVLNAKTREALYDKIVERSIAYCVASASVEEIDTLNILHATMLAMKRAVEGLAVAPTLAKIDGNRCPVLSIRSEAIIGGDALVPAISAASILAKVTRDRMLLDLHERYPMYGFDAHVGYGTPQHLAALIAHGPCEHHRRSFAPVREAYARRGIQVTLARGATTVDAAEMIEAAFDLVDADEGAPARAGLDANAAAGLTVSSDGGQPAGRDTDAPAT; from the coding sequence ATGACCGATAAGCGCGCAGAGCGCCGTGGCGCCGCGAAGCCGCCGCGCAAGACTGCTGCCGCGAATCCGAGGGCAGATCAGTCGCCGCTCGATTTCAGCTCGCCGCTCGATATCGTCTGCGGTGTCGACGAGGCGGGCAGGGGGCCGCTCGCCGGGCCGGTGGTGGCGGCAGCCGTGATTCTCGATCCCAAGCGCCGCATTCGCGGCCTCGACGATTCGAAAGTGCTGAACGCGAAGACGCGCGAGGCGCTTTACGACAAGATCGTCGAACGTTCGATTGCCTATTGCGTCGCATCGGCGAGCGTGGAGGAGATCGACACGCTCAACATCCTGCACGCAACGATGTTGGCGATGAAGCGGGCCGTCGAAGGGCTCGCGGTGGCGCCGACGCTCGCGAAGATCGACGGCAATCGCTGCCCGGTTCTTTCTATCCGCAGCGAGGCGATCATCGGCGGCGATGCACTCGTGCCGGCGATCTCGGCTGCATCGATCCTCGCGAAAGTCACGCGTGACCGGATGCTGCTCGACTTGCACGAGCGGTACCCGATGTACGGTTTCGACGCGCATGTCGGCTACGGCACGCCTCAGCATCTGGCTGCGCTCATCGCGCACGGCCCGTGCGAGCATCACCGGCGGTCGTTTGCGCCCGTGCGCGAGGCGTACGCGCGGCGCGGCATTCAGGTGACGCTGGCGCGGGGCGCGACAACAGTGGACGCGGCCGAGATGATCGAAGCGGCGTTCGATCTCGTCGATGCTGACGAGGGGGCACCAGCGCGTGCGGGTCTCGATGCGAATGCCGCCGCGGGCCTTACTGTGTCGAGCGACGGCGGGCAGCCAGCCGGACGCGATACCGACGCCCCCGCCACCTAG
- the lpxB gene encoding lipid-A-disaccharide synthase, with translation MASPTSALRVAMVAGEPSGDLLAAALLGGLARRLPADTRYYGIGGPRMAAQGFDAHWPMEKLAVRGYVEALRHIPEILRIRRDLRHQLLAERPHVFVGVDAPDFNFGLEEPLRAAGIPTIHFVCPSIWAWRGGRIKKIARAVDHMLCVFPFEIELLEKAGVAATYVGHPLADEIPLVPDVAGARRLLGLPDSGPVIAVLPGSRRSEIELIGPTFFAAMAIMQQREPGLRFVMPAATPALRALLQPLAQAHPHLALTLTDGDAQRAMTAADAVLVKSGTVTLEAALLKKPMVISYKVPWLTGQIMRRQGYLPYVGLPNILAGRFVVPELLQHFATPEALADATLTQLHDEANRRTLVDVFTQMHETLRRNTAECAAEAVECVIEARKPRS, from the coding sequence ATGGCGTCGCCCACCAGTGCCTTGCGTGTCGCAATGGTGGCGGGCGAGCCGTCGGGCGATCTGCTCGCGGCCGCTCTGCTGGGCGGGCTCGCGCGGCGGTTGCCCGCGGATACGCGTTACTACGGCATCGGCGGGCCGCGTATGGCCGCGCAGGGCTTCGATGCGCACTGGCCGATGGAAAAGCTCGCCGTGCGCGGCTATGTCGAGGCCCTTCGGCACATTCCCGAGATTTTGCGCATCCGGCGCGATCTGCGGCATCAACTGCTAGCCGAGCGGCCGCACGTGTTCGTGGGCGTCGATGCGCCCGATTTCAACTTCGGTCTCGAAGAGCCGCTGCGCGCGGCAGGTATCCCGACGATCCATTTCGTCTGCCCCTCGATCTGGGCATGGCGCGGCGGCCGTATCAAAAAGATCGCACGGGCCGTGGATCATATGCTGTGCGTGTTCCCGTTCGAGATCGAGCTGCTCGAAAAGGCGGGGGTGGCGGCCACCTATGTGGGCCATCCGCTCGCCGACGAGATCCCGCTCGTGCCCGACGTTGCGGGTGCCCGTCGCTTGCTCGGCCTGCCCGACTCGGGGCCCGTGATCGCGGTGCTGCCCGGCAGCCGGCGTTCGGAGATCGAACTCATCGGCCCGACGTTTTTTGCGGCAATGGCGATCATGCAGCAGCGTGAGCCGGGCTTGCGCTTCGTGATGCCGGCCGCCACGCCGGCGTTGCGGGCATTGCTGCAGCCGCTCGCGCAGGCGCACCCGCATCTCGCGTTGACCCTTACCGATGGGGACGCGCAGCGTGCCATGACCGCGGCGGACGCCGTGCTCGTGAAGAGCGGCACGGTGACCCTCGAGGCGGCGCTGCTCAAAAAACCGATGGTCATCTCCTACAAGGTGCCTTGGCTCACGGGGCAGATCATGCGCCGGCAGGGTTATCTGCCCTATGTGGGATTGCCCAACATTCTGGCTGGGCGCTTCGTCGTGCCCGAGTTGCTGCAGCACTTCGCCACGCCCGAGGCACTCGCCGATGCCACGCTAACGCAGTTGCACGACGAGGCGAATCGGCGCACGCTCGTGGACGTCTTCACGCAGATGCACGAGACGCTGCGCCGCAACACGGCCGAGTGCGCGGCCGAAGCCGTCGAATGCGTCATCGAGGCGAGGAAACCGCGCTCATGA
- the lpxA gene encoding acyl-ACP--UDP-N-acetylglucosamine O-acyltransferase encodes MSRIHPTAIIEPGAQIGENVEIGPYAVVGAHVTIGAGTVIGSHSVVEGHTTIGADNRIGHFASIGGRPQDMKYQGEPTRLVIGDRNTIREFTTIHTGTVQDRGVTTLGNDNWIMAYVHIGHDCHVGSHVILSSNAQMAGHVFIGDWAIVGGMSGVHQFVRIGEHSMLGGASALVQDVPPFVIAAGNKAEPHGINVEGLRRRGFSADAISALRSAYRLLYKNGLSLEEAKSQLAELAAAGGDGDAPVQKLIAFIDASERGIIR; translated from the coding sequence ATGAGCAGGATTCATCCCACCGCAATCATCGAGCCGGGCGCGCAGATCGGTGAAAATGTCGAGATCGGCCCTTATGCGGTCGTGGGCGCGCACGTGACGATTGGTGCCGGTACCGTCATCGGCTCGCACAGCGTCGTCGAGGGGCATACCACGATCGGCGCCGATAATCGGATCGGTCATTTCGCTTCGATCGGCGGGCGGCCGCAGGACATGAAATACCAGGGCGAGCCCACGCGCCTCGTGATCGGCGATCGCAACACGATCCGGGAATTCACGACGATTCACACGGGCACCGTGCAGGACCGCGGCGTGACGACGCTCGGCAACGACAACTGGATCATGGCCTATGTCCATATCGGTCATGACTGCCACGTCGGCAGCCACGTCATTTTGTCGAGCAACGCGCAGATGGCCGGGCACGTGTTCATCGGCGACTGGGCCATCGTCGGCGGAATGTCCGGCGTACACCAGTTCGTGAGAATCGGCGAGCACTCCATGCTCGGCGGTGCCTCCGCGCTCGTGCAGGATGTTCCGCCTTTCGTGATCGCGGCGGGCAACAAGGCGGAGCCGCATGGCATCAACGTGGAAGGCCTGCGCCGGCGCGGTTTTTCGGCCGATGCGATCTCCGCGCTGCGAAGCGCCTATCGGCTGCTCTACAAAAACGGCCTGTCGCTCGAAGAGGCCAAGTCGCAGCTTGCCGAGCTGGCCGCGGCCGGCGGCGACGGCGATGCCCCCGTGCAGAAGCTGATCGCGTTCATCGACGCATCAGAGCGCGGCATCATTCGCTGA
- the fabZ gene encoding 3-hydroxyacyl-ACP dehydratase FabZ translates to MSTEKINLDIHKILTLLPHRYPILLVDRVLELEPHKSIKALKNVSINEPYFTGHFPQRPVMPGVLILEALAQTAALLTFAEEPHDPEKTLYYFVGIDGARFKRVVEPGDQLILHASFERYMRGIWKFKARAEVDGATAAEADLMCTVKHTDE, encoded by the coding sequence ATGAGCACTGAAAAAATCAATCTCGACATTCATAAGATTCTCACGCTGCTGCCGCATCGCTATCCGATTCTGCTCGTGGATCGGGTGCTCGAGCTCGAGCCCCACAAGAGCATCAAGGCGCTGAAGAACGTGTCGATCAACGAGCCCTATTTCACAGGCCACTTTCCGCAACGGCCCGTGATGCCGGGCGTGCTGATTCTCGAGGCGCTTGCGCAAACGGCTGCGCTTCTCACGTTCGCCGAAGAGCCGCACGACCCCGAAAAGACGCTTTACTACTTCGTCGGCATCGATGGCGCCCGCTTCAAGCGCGTCGTCGAGCCGGGCGATCAACTGATCCTGCACGCATCGTTCGAACGCTACATGCGCGGGATCTGGAAGTTCAAGGCACGAGCCGAAGTCGATGGCGCGACGGCGGCCGAAGCGGACCTGATGTGCACGGTGAAGCATACCGACGAGTAA
- the lpxD gene encoding UDP-3-O-(3-hydroxymyristoyl)glucosamine N-acyltransferase, protein MALTLADIAQRFGGDIVGDATLPIGGLAPLDQAGAHQLAFLANPKYISQVETTEAGAVLIAPADLAKLGSREGRNFLVTPNPYAYFARVAQMFIDLAAPKAQAGVHPSAVVDPSAKVAASAVIGPHVVVEAGAVIGDAVRLDANVVVGRATEIGEGTHLYPNVTVYHGCKIGPRAIIHSGAVIGSDGFGFAPDFVGDGEARTGTWVKIPQVGGVRIGPDVEIGANTTIDRGAMADTIIEECVKIDNLVQIGHNCRIGAYTVIAGCAGIAGSTTIGRHCMIGGAVGIAGHVTLADYVIVTAKSGVSKSLSKPGIYTSAFPAVEHTDWNRSAALMRNLDKLRERIKALEAAVEKGAGGA, encoded by the coding sequence ATGGCATTGACGCTTGCAGATATCGCACAGCGCTTCGGCGGAGACATCGTCGGAGACGCGACCTTGCCCATCGGCGGCCTTGCACCGCTCGATCAGGCAGGCGCTCATCAGTTGGCCTTTCTGGCCAACCCGAAATACATTTCCCAGGTCGAGACCACCGAGGCGGGTGCGGTGCTGATCGCACCGGCCGATCTGGCGAAGCTCGGCTCGCGCGAGGGACGTAATTTCCTCGTCACACCGAATCCCTACGCTTACTTCGCCCGCGTCGCGCAGATGTTCATCGATCTGGCCGCACCCAAGGCGCAGGCGGGCGTGCATCCGAGTGCCGTCGTCGATCCATCGGCGAAGGTGGCCGCGAGTGCCGTCATCGGGCCGCACGTGGTTGTCGAGGCGGGCGCGGTTATCGGCGATGCGGTCCGGCTCGACGCGAACGTCGTCGTCGGGCGCGCGACGGAAATCGGCGAGGGGACGCATCTTTATCCCAATGTGACGGTCTATCACGGCTGCAAGATCGGGCCGCGCGCGATCATCCATTCGGGCGCCGTCATTGGCTCCGACGGCTTCGGCTTTGCGCCCGACTTCGTCGGCGACGGCGAGGCTCGCACGGGCACCTGGGTCAAGATCCCGCAGGTCGGTGGCGTCAGGATCGGCCCCGATGTCGAAATCGGCGCAAATACCACGATCGATCGCGGCGCGATGGCTGACACGATCATCGAAGAGTGCGTGAAGATCGACAATCTCGTGCAGATCGGCCATAACTGCCGTATCGGTGCCTACACGGTAATCGCGGGTTGCGCCGGCATCGCAGGCAGTACGACGATCGGCCGCCATTGCATGATCGGCGGCGCCGTTGGCATCGCGGGGCATGTAACGCTCGCCGACTACGTGATCGTGACGGCGAAGTCGGGCGTGTCGAAGTCGCTGTCGAAGCCGGGGATTTACACGAGCGCCTTTCCGGCGGTCGAGCATACCGATTGGAACAGGAGCGCCGCGTTGATGCGCAACCTCGACAAATTGCGCGAGCGTATCAAAGCGTTGGAAGCCGCCGTCGAGAAGGGCGCCGGCGGCGCATAA
- a CDS encoding OmpH family outer membrane protein — protein MLTRTFSKRLFCALALTVVLGAGVAQARAQEARIAAVNSDRILRESAAAQAAQKKLEAEFAKRDKDLRDMAQRLKSMSDSLDKNGTSLSMADRAEKQRELSNLDSDFQRKRREFNEDLNQRRNEELAAVLERANKVIKQIAEQQHYDLIVQEAVYVSPRIDITDQVLKALAANASN, from the coding sequence TTGCTTACCCGTACGTTTTCGAAACGCTTGTTCTGCGCGCTGGCGCTCACCGTGGTGCTCGGCGCGGGTGTCGCGCAGGCGCGGGCGCAGGAAGCACGCATCGCGGCCGTCAACTCGGACCGCATCCTGCGCGAATCCGCCGCGGCGCAAGCCGCGCAGAAGAAGCTCGAGGCGGAATTCGCAAAGCGCGACAAGGATCTGCGCGATATGGCGCAGCGTCTCAAGTCGATGTCGGACTCGCTCGACAAGAACGGTACGTCGTTGTCGATGGCCGATCGTGCCGAAAAGCAGCGCGAGCTTTCGAATCTCGATAGCGACTTCCAACGCAAGCGCCGCGAGTTCAACGAGGACCTCAACCAGCGCCGCAACGAAGAGCTCGCTGCCGTGCTCGAGCGCGCGAACAAGGTCATCAAGCAGATCGCCGAGCAGCAACATTACGATCTGATCGTGCAAGAAGCCGTTTACGTCAGTCCGCGCATCGATATCACCGATCAGGTGCTCAAGGCGTTGGCCGCGAACGCATCCAATTGA
- the bamA gene encoding outer membrane protein assembly factor BamA → MLKPHRFVPKTVAVAAIAAHGLVAHATTPFVVKDIKINGLQQIEPGTVFAYLPIKQGDTFSDDKASEAIRALYATGFFNDVQVSTEGDVVIVNVVERSAIASIDFSGLHEFEKDALLKALKSVGLSQGRYYDKSLVDRAEQELKRQYLTRGFYAAEVTTTVTPVDRNRVSILFSVNEGPSAKIRQVNFVGNKAFSTSTLRSEMQLSTPNWFSWYTKNDLYSKDKLTVDLENVRKYYLNRGYLEFNIESTQVSISPDKKDMYLTLTVHEGEPYTISSIKLAGNLLDRGPELQKLVKIKPGERFSADKLQATTKAVVDKLGEYGYAFATVNAQPEIDQLHHKVALTLQIDPSRRVYVRRVNIVGNTRTRDEVVRREMRQLESSWFDSSRLALSKDRVNRLGYFTDVDVTTVPVEGTADQVDVDVKVTEKPTGAITLGAGFSSTDKVVLSAGVSQDNVFGSGTSLAVNVNTARSYRTLTVTQVDPYFTVDGIKRITDVYYRTTQPLYYSTDSSFRIITAGGDLKFGIPFSEVDTVYFGAGFEQNRLDVDSATPQSYRDYVNEFGRVSNNIPITAAWARDARDSALVPSRGYFTQANAEYGTPIGATQYYKADIQAQYYYSFARGFVLGLNFQGGYGKGLSGKNYPIFKNYYAGGIGSVRGYEPSSLGPRDATTGDPIGGSKMLVGNIELTFPLPGTGYDRTLRVFTFLDGGNVWGELGNSTGANGLRYGYGVGLAWISPIGPLKLSLGFPLQKHEGDKYQKFQFQIGTAF, encoded by the coding sequence TTGTTGAAACCTCATCGCTTTGTTCCTAAGACTGTCGCGGTCGCGGCTATCGCCGCCCACGGGCTCGTGGCTCATGCAACGACGCCGTTCGTGGTGAAAGACATCAAGATCAACGGGCTGCAGCAGATCGAACCCGGCACGGTCTTCGCCTACCTGCCGATCAAGCAAGGCGATACGTTCTCGGACGACAAGGCATCGGAGGCCATTCGGGCGCTTTACGCCACGGGCTTCTTCAACGACGTGCAGGTGTCGACGGAAGGCGATGTGGTCATCGTCAACGTGGTCGAGCGTTCGGCCATTGCCTCGATCGATTTTTCGGGGCTGCACGAATTCGAGAAGGACGCGCTGCTCAAGGCGCTCAAGAGCGTCGGTTTGTCGCAAGGGCGCTATTACGACAAGTCGCTCGTCGATCGCGCGGAGCAGGAACTCAAGCGCCAGTATCTGACGCGCGGCTTCTATGCGGCCGAGGTGACGACCACGGTCACGCCGGTGGACCGCAACCGTGTTTCGATTCTGTTCTCGGTGAACGAAGGGCCGAGCGCGAAGATCCGCCAGGTCAACTTCGTCGGGAACAAGGCGTTCAGTACGAGCACGCTGCGCAGCGAGATGCAGTTGTCCACGCCGAACTGGTTCTCCTGGTACACGAAGAACGATCTGTACTCGAAGGACAAGCTGACGGTCGACCTCGAGAACGTCCGCAAGTACTACCTGAACCGCGGCTACCTCGAGTTCAACATCGAGTCGACGCAGGTGTCGATCTCGCCCGACAAGAAAGACATGTACCTCACCTTGACGGTGCATGAGGGCGAGCCGTACACGATCTCGAGCATCAAGCTCGCGGGCAATCTGCTCGATCGCGGGCCCGAGCTGCAAAAGCTCGTCAAGATCAAGCCGGGCGAGCGCTTCTCGGCGGACAAACTGCAGGCCACCACCAAGGCGGTCGTCGACAAACTCGGCGAATACGGCTATGCGTTCGCGACGGTCAATGCGCAACCGGAGATCGATCAGCTGCACCACAAAGTGGCGCTCACGCTGCAGATCGATCCGAGCCGGCGAGTGTATGTGCGCCGCGTCAATATCGTCGGCAACACGCGCACGCGCGACGAAGTCGTGCGTCGCGAAATGCGGCAGCTCGAAAGCTCGTGGTTCGATTCGAGCCGGCTGGCGTTGTCGAAGGATCGCGTGAACCGGCTTGGCTACTTCACCGACGTCGATGTCACGACCGTACCCGTCGAAGGTACGGCCGATCAGGTCGACGTCGACGTGAAGGTGACCGAGAAGCCGACGGGCGCTATTACGCTCGGCGCCGGTTTCTCGTCGACCGACAAGGTGGTGTTGTCGGCCGGCGTCTCGCAGGACAACGTGTTCGGCTCGGGCACGAGCCTCGCCGTGAACGTCAATACCGCGCGCAGCTACCGCACGTTGACGGTGACGCAGGTCGACCCTTACTTCACGGTTGACGGCATCAAACGGATCACCGACGTTTACTACCGCACGACGCAGCCGCTTTACTACTCGACCGACTCGAGCTTCCGCATCATCACGGCCGGTGGCGATCTGAAGTTCGGTATTCCGTTCTCCGAAGTCGATACGGTCTACTTCGGCGCCGGGTTCGAGCAGAACCGGCTCGACGTGGACTCGGCCACGCCGCAAAGCTATCGCGATTACGTGAACGAATTCGGACGCGTTTCGAACAACATTCCGATCACGGCAGCGTGGGCCCGCGATGCGCGCGACAGCGCGCTCGTGCCGAGCCGCGGCTACTTCACGCAGGCCAACGCCGAATACGGTACGCCGATTGGTGCAACGCAATACTACAAGGCCGACATCCAGGCCCAGTATTACTACTCGTTCGCACGCGGCTTCGTGCTCGGCTTGAACTTCCAGGGCGGCTACGGTAAAGGCCTGAGCGGCAAGAACTACCCGATCTTCAAGAACTACTACGCGGGCGGTATCGGTTCGGTGCGCGGTTACGAGCCGAGCTCGCTGGGTCCGCGCGACGCGACGACGGGCGACCCGATCGGCGGCTCGAAGATGCTCGTCGGCAATATCGAACTGACGTTCCCGCTGCCGGGTACCGGCTATGACCGGACGCTGCGCGTGTTCACCTTCCTGGACGGCGGCAACGTCTGGGGCGAACTCGGCAACAGCACGGGGGCAAACGGCCTGCGCTACGGCTATGGCGTGGGTCTCGCATGGATTTCACCGATCGGCCCGCTCAAGCTGAGTCTCGGCTTCCCGTTGCAGAAGCATGAAGGCGACAAGTACCAGAAATTCCAGTTCCAGATCGGGACGGCATTCTGA
- the rseP gene encoding RIP metalloprotease RseP encodes MNLLIEIAAFVVAIGVLVVVHEFGHYGVARLAGVKVLRFSIGFGRPLVRWVGRKSGTEWTISALPLGGYVKMLDERDPGPGIAPEDLRFAFNRQHVAKRIAIVLAGPLANFVLAIALFAAVFATGVVEPTATLATPPAGSAAARAGFEGGETVVAIASEPGGQMEPVRSWSDLRWKLLDATFDHRRIVLRARDGHGTFDFPVDLTRVSDHDVDDDFMAKLGFGEGGSLSVAGVEPGSAAERAGLAPGDLLRAVDGRRIDGADAFIAYVKAHAGRPLALQVLRPQAANEPLSFAITPAAQRDPKTGLEIGRIGAALATKVSTVDVRYGPAESVVRGTRRTWDIGVYSLRMFGRMLTGEASIKNLSGPVTIADYAGKSARLGLAPFLSFLALVSISLGVLNLLPIPVLDGGHLLYYLVEAATGKAVSERWQLVLQRAGLVCIVALSAVALFNDLARLIHF; translated from the coding sequence ATGAACCTGCTGATCGAAATCGCCGCCTTCGTCGTCGCGATCGGGGTGCTCGTCGTCGTGCACGAGTTCGGGCACTACGGCGTGGCGCGGCTCGCGGGCGTCAAGGTGCTGCGGTTCTCGATCGGCTTTGGGCGGCCGCTCGTGCGCTGGGTCGGGCGCAAGAGCGGCACCGAGTGGACGATTTCCGCGCTGCCGCTCGGTGGCTACGTCAAGATGCTCGACGAGCGCGATCCGGGGCCGGGCATCGCACCCGAGGACCTCCGGTTCGCGTTCAATCGCCAGCATGTGGCCAAGCGCATCGCAATCGTACTGGCGGGGCCGCTGGCGAACTTCGTGCTCGCCATCGCGCTTTTTGCCGCCGTGTTCGCGACTGGCGTGGTCGAACCCACGGCGACGCTTGCCACGCCGCCTGCCGGCAGCGCGGCCGCGCGCGCGGGTTTCGAGGGCGGGGAGACGGTCGTGGCGATCGCGAGCGAGCCAGGCGGCCAGATGGAGCCGGTGCGCTCATGGTCGGACCTGCGCTGGAAACTGCTCGATGCCACGTTCGACCATCGGCGCATCGTCTTGCGTGCGCGCGATGGACATGGCACGTTCGATTTCCCGGTGGACCTGACGCGGGTTTCCGACCATGACGTCGACGACGATTTCATGGCGAAGCTCGGGTTCGGCGAAGGCGGCTCGCTGTCGGTGGCGGGTGTCGAGCCCGGCAGCGCCGCCGAGCGCGCGGGGCTCGCGCCCGGCGATTTATTGCGCGCGGTGGACGGCAGGCGCATCGATGGCGCCGACGCTTTCATTGCTTACGTCAAGGCACACGCGGGCCGGCCGCTCGCGCTTCAGGTGCTGCGCCCACAGGCAGCGAACGAGCCGCTTTCTTTCGCGATCACGCCGGCGGCACAGCGCGACCCGAAGACGGGGCTCGAGATCGGCCGCATCGGTGCGGCGCTCGCGACCAAGGTTTCGACGGTGGACGTGCGCTACGGGCCCGCGGAGAGCGTCGTGCGCGGCACGCGCCGCACGTGGGATATCGGCGTTTATTCGCTGCGCATGTTCGGCCGCATGCTCACGGGCGAGGCCTCGATCAAGAATCTGTCGGGCCCGGTCACCATTGCCGACTATGCCGGCAAGAGCGCGCGCCTGGGGCTCGCGCCTTTCCTCTCCTTTCTGGCGCTCGTCAGCATCAGTCTCGGCGTGTTGAACTTATTGCCGATTCCCGTATTGGACGGGGGGCATCTGTTATATTATTTGGTTGAAGCTGCGACCGGCAAGGCCGTATCGGAGCGTTGGCAACTCGTTCTGCAAAGAGCCGGCCTCGTATGCATCGTCGCTTTGTCGGCGGTCGCGCTCTTCAACGATCTGGCTCGTTTAATCCACTTCTAA